One Cotesia glomerata isolate CgM1 linkage group LG8, MPM_Cglom_v2.3, whole genome shotgun sequence genomic window carries:
- the LOC123270223 gene encoding rRNA methyltransferase 3, mitochondrial yields the protein MTMLLNGIRMTIKCLQSSNQRMTVSYLPRVQNYSDWFHRQPKRIVNEEELLDYAEAADGPNEFLESDKKIKPTRAPLKVRPNKRQIKKKLKVTPSDTKFKEDGSLNFVELTETDRTLTMLMMSVRSRKTRDRNSKIILEGARMINDAIDAGLTPEIILFSRNPDVEKLSLPQSGVKLFKAPYRAIQTWSTLVTSPGLMGFFVMPDTEKREPAPDALPVTIVCDNVRDPGNLGSILRAAAAVGCKKFVTLKGCVDIWDPKVLKSAAGAHFRMPIFASQVWDNMTKFVDPDANIYVADHSIEDTAPVDELADHEVVEAQFNADIESALEDNEDSLEVEEENKKKKKTYQQVKHETELAKELKKNIPVIPYYATDYTKDEIVIIVGGETEGLSLEAVKLINDKFGVRVNIPMTNGVDSLNSSMALGIIAFEIRRQFALRAAKKNFKDSEEKNDK from the exons ATGACAATGTTATTAAACGGGATAAGGATGACAATAAAGTGTCTCCAGTCATCAAACCAGCGGATGACAGTTTCATATCTCCCCAGAGTTCAAAACTACTCTGATTGGTTCCATCGTCAGCCGAAGCGCATTGTCAACGAGGAGGAACTCTTGGATTACGCTGAAGCTGCCGATGGACCCAACGAGTTTCTGGAGtcggataaaaaaataaaaccgaCTCGTGCTCCGTTGAAAGTTCGACCGAATAAACGTcagattaaaaagaaattgaaagtTACTCCCagtgatactaaatttaaagaagaTGGTTCGCTGAATTTTGTCGAGTTGACTGAAACTGACCGTACGTTGAC AATGCTGATGATGTCAGTGAGGAGCAGAAAAACCCGTGACAgaaacagcaaaattattttagaaggTGCAAGGATGATCAATGACGCCATAGACGCTGGGCTGACacctgaaattattttatttagcagAAATCCTGATGTGGAGAAGCTTTCACTGCCACAATCAGGagttaaattattcaaagcaCCTTACAGGGCTATCCAAACATGGTCAACGCTGGTTACATCTCCAGGACTTATGG GATTTTTCGTGATGCCAGATACTGAAAAACGTGAACCAGCACCTGATGCGTTACCAGTCACTATTGTTTGTGACAATGTTAGAGATCCTGGTAATTTGGGGTCGATATTACGCGCAGCGGCTGCTGTTGGttgcaaaaaatttgtaacgtTGAAAg GCTGTGTTGATATTTGGGATCCTAAGGTGCTGAAAAGTGCAGCTGGAGCTCATTTTCGCATGCCGATTTTTGCCAGCCAGGTCTGGGATAACATGACCAAATTCGTCGACCCAGATGCTAATATTTACGTCGCTGATCATAGTATAGAAGATACTGCGCCGGTTGACGAACTTGCAGACCATGAAGTAGTAGAAGCGCAATTTAATGCTGATATAGAAAGTGCGCTGGAGGACAATGAAGATAGTCTTGAAGTTGaagaggaaaataaaaaaaagaagaaaacttaCCAGCAGGTCAAGCACGAAACTGAACTGGCTAaagagttgaaaaaaaatattccggTTATTCCGTACTACGCGACCGATTATACCAAAGATGAGATTGTTATAATTGTCGGCGGGGAAACAGAGGGTCTGAGTCTTGAagctgttaaattaattaatgacaagTTTGGAGTACGAGTCAATATTCCGATGACCAATGGAGTAGACAGTCTTAACTCAAGCATGGCTTTGGGAATAATTGCCTTTGAAATAAGACGCCAGTTTGCGCTTAGAGCtgccaagaaaaattttaaagattctgaggaaaaaaatgataaataa